GACTCGATCGCAAGAGACCTGCGCCCTGGCCTACGCCGGGGCGTTTTGGCATATCCCCCGGGCCGCAGATGACGGTCCGGCATCCTCCCAGCCCCTGAAGGGGCCCGCATCGAAGGAGCACGCTGTGTCCACAGACGCTCAGGTACCTTTCCTCACGCAGGAGGCCTACGATCGGCTCGTCGACGAGCTCGAACAGCTCTCCACTGTCGGCCGCGACGAGATCGCGGCCCGCATCGAGGCCGCTCGCGAAGAGGGCGACCTCAAGGAGAACGGCGGGTATCACGCCGCGAAGGACGAGCAGGGCAAACAGGAGGCGCGCATCCGCACGCTGCAGCAGCTTCTGAAGACCGCGAAGGTCGGCGAGGCGCCCACCAGCCGCGGCATCGTCGAGCCCGGCACGGTCGTCACGGCGATCGTCGCCGGCGACGAAGAGGTGTTCCTGCTCGGAAGCCGTGAGATCGCCGCAGACGGCGACCTGGACGTCTACAGCGAGGCGAGCCCGCTCGGCCAGGCCATCCTCGGCCTGAAGGTCGGCGAGAAGACGAGCTACGAGGCCCCCAACGGTCGCGCGATCTCGGTCGAGGTCACCGGCGTGGAGACCTACACCGGCTGACCGTCGCAGACGCAGCCGAAGGCTCGAGCAGCGCGCTCCGAGCCTTCGGCGTCTCAGTCCTCGACGACGAGCGGATCGAAGCCGGCGGCACGCAGTGTGTCCAGCGCCAGCTGGGTGTGCTCGGGTCCGCGTGTCTCGATCGAGAGCTGCAGGATCATGTCGCTGATCTGCAGTCCATGGCCGTGCCGGGTGTGCAGCACCTCCATGACGTTCGCGCCGACCTGCGCGAGCGCCTCGGAGACCTTGGCCAGCTGGCCGGGACGATCGGGCAGCGGGATGCTCACGGTCGCGTAGCGGCCGGATGCTGCCAGTCCGTGCGAGACGACCCGCTGCAGCAGCATGGGGTCGATGTTCCCGCCGGAGAGGATCGGAACTGTCGTGCCTGCCGACGTCACCTTTCCAGCGAGGATGGCGGCGACGCCGACCGCACCTGCGGGCTCGACGACGATCTTGGCGTGCTCCAGCAGCATCAGGATGGCACGGGCGATGTCGTCCTCAGAGACGGTGACGACGTCGTCCACCAGATCGCGGATGATCTCGAAGGGCACATCGCCGGGGCGCGCGACGAGGATGCCGTCTGCGATGGTCGGCTGCGTGGTGATCTCGACCGGATGGCCCGCGGCGAGGGACGGGGGAACAGCCGCGGCGTGCTCGGACTGTACGCCAATGATGCGCACGGTGCGTCCATCTGCGGCGGCCGCCTGCTTGATGGCTGCCGCGACTCCCGCGATCAGTCCGCCGCCGCCGATCCCCATGATCACCGTGTCGACCTCGGGGACGTCCTGGTAGATCTCCAGGCCCAGCGTGCCCTGGCCGATGATCACGTCACGATGGTTGAAGGGCGGGATCAGCACTGCCCCGGTGCGCTCCGCGAACTCCGCAGCCAGCCGCAGCGACGTCGCGACCGTCTCCCCTTCCAGCACCACCTCGGCACCGTACCCGCGCGTGGCCAGCAACTTCGGCACGGGCACGCCGAGCGGCATGAAGATCGTGGCGGGGATGCCGAGGGCCTGGGCGGCGAGCGCCACACCCTGTGCGTGGTTCCCTGCGGAGGCCGCGACGACGCCGCGTGCACGCTCCGAGTCCGACAGCTGGGCAAGCCGGTACGATGCCCCGCGGATCTTGAACGACCCGGTGCGCTGAAGGTTCTCCATCTTCAGCAGTACGGGAGATCCCAGTATGTCGCTGAGCGCCCGGGAGAGCTCGGTCGGCGTGTGCGAGATCACTCCCGCGAGGCTCTCGGCCGCCGACGTGAACTCGGTCAGGCTGGGGACTGCTGTCAGGCTCGGGACTGCGGTCATCGATTCCTCCTCGGCCGCTCCCGCGGCACTGTGCTCCAGATGAGATCGGCGTCGGGCTCCTCCCCCGTCCGCCAGGCGCCGGTGCTGATGGTCACCGCAGCCACGTTGATGAATGCGGCCAGCGGAACGGCGAACAGGGCCCCGGGAATGCGTGCGATCATCGCTCCGCCCGCGACCACCAGCACGACCGCCAGCGGGTGCACCTTGACCGCCGATCCCATCAGGATGGGCTGCAGGATGTGCCCCTCGAGCTGCTGCACGAGCAGCACGACGCCCAGCATCGCGACGGCGATCCAGATGCCGTTGTAGACCAGGGCGAGGAACACGGCGACCGCTCCGGTGACCACGGCTCCGACGATCGGCACGAACGAACCCAGGAAGACCAGCACGGCGACCGGGATCGCCATCGGCACGCCGAGAAGTGCTGCGCCCGCTCCGATGCCGACGGCATCGATCGCCGCGACGAGCATCTGGGTGCGCGCGTAGTTGATCACCGTGTCCCAGCCGTTGCGCGCGGCGGCGTCGGCGGCGGGCGCGCCTTGCGCGGGAAGAGCTTGAGCGTCCACCGCCAGATGCCGGCGCCGTCGGCCAGCAGGCAGACGAGGATGAACAGCGACAGCAGGGCGCCGGTGACCACCTCGGCCGCCGTCCCGGTGACGGCTCCGGCCGCGCTGAGCAGCCAATCCTGCTGTTCGGTGAGGAACTCCTGAGCCTGTGCGATGTACGCGTCGATGTCGCCGGCGGTGAGGTGGAGCGGGCTGTCCAGCAGGAACGCCTTGAACTGCTCGAAGGCGAGTGCGGTCCTGGTCTGCACGTCGTCGAGCTGGGCCCGGACCTGCCACACGACCAGCCAGATCAGCCCCGTCACGATGCCGATCGCGCCGATCACCGTCGTGGCGATGGCCAGCCAGCGCGGGAATCGCGCCCGCAGCATGAGCTGGAACCCGGGCCACAGCAGTGCGGCGATCAGGATGCCGACCATCATCGGGATGATCAGCGCCTTCAGCAGCATCACCAGCCAGATGAACAGGGCGATGACGCCGGCGATCACGAGCAGACGCCAGGAGTAGGCGGCCGTCACTCGCAGCGGTGCGGGCACCGCCTCATCGACCTTGGTGGTGACCGTGCGGTCGGTGACGGGCGGATAGTGGCGGAACGGATTGCGGAACCTCGGTGTGGGGTCGTCGCTCATCGTCCAATTCTACGTACCGCCCCGACCGGCGCCGGAATGCATGTCGGAGGTGACCGTTACCCTGAACGGATGATGACCGCTCCCCTGCCGTGCTGAGCTCCAGCGAGGCCCGCCGGATCATGCTGGCCGCGCAGGGCTTCTCACGACGGATGCCGGCTGCTGTGGCTCCCCGGCACCTGCACCGCACGATGGATCGCCTGGGCGTGCTGCAGATCGATTCCGTGAATGTGTTCGCCCGTTCGCACTACATGCCGATGTTCTCCCGCCTCGGCTCCTACGATCCGGCTCTGCTGGATCGTACCGTCGTCTCGCGGACGACCCACTACGTCGAGTACCTGGCGCACGAGGCCGCCTTCATGCCGGTGGAGGACTGGTCGCTCTGGGATTTCCGGATGCAGGCGTGGCGACGCCGTGAAGCCGAGCCGGGCAGCTGGATGCACGCGAATGCGAGGACGCTGGACTGGGTGCGCGCACAGCTGCGCGAGCGCGGCCCGCTGCGCCCGGTGGATCTGCGGGACGACGCTCCCCGATCACGGGGGCCGTGGTGGGACTGGGACACCGCGAAATCCGCTCTCGAGCATCTATGGCGCTGCGGCGAGGTGGCGATCGCGGGCCGGGCCGGGTTCGAGCGGCAGTACGGTCTGGCCGAGCAGATCGTTCCCGCCGACGTGCTGGCATCCCCCGTTCCCGAGCCCGAGGCCGTGCGCGAGCTGGTGCGGCGCGCGGCGCGGTCGTCCGGGGTCGCGACGATCGCCGACCTCAATGATTACTACCGGCTGCGGAACCAGTCCGCCGTCCGCACTGCTGTCGGCGACCTCGTCGACGCCGGAGAGCTGGAGCCGGTCACCGTGCGCGGCTGGGAGCGTGCGGGCCGGCCTGTGCCCGCGTGGAGGCATCGGGATGCGGTGCTTCCCCGCCGCATCCCGCGTGCGGCGCTGCTGACGCCGTTCGATCCGGTCGTGTGGTTCCGCGACCGGGCTCTGCGGGCGTTCGATCTCGACTATCGGATCGAGATCTACGTGCCCGCCGACAGACGTCGCTACGGGTACTACTCGCTGCCAGTGCTGGTGGAAGATCGCATCGTGGCACGCGTCGATCTCAAGGCGGATCGCGCCGCCTCGGTCCTGCGGGTGCAGTCGGCCTGGTGGGAGCCCCATGCCCGCCGGCAGACGGATGCCGATCGCATCGCGGAAGAGATCATCCGTGCCGCCGCGTGGCAGGGGCTGGAGCGCATCAGCGTCTCGGGGTGGGGCGATGCTGCGGATGCCATCGCATCCGCGCTCAGCGGCCACGATACGGCCGTCGAGCGGCACGTACACCCGAGGGAATGAGAGACCGTCCAACAGGACTCTCGAGGCTCAGGAAGCTTCGACTCGCTGCGCCGGCTCAACCTGGATACGCGGACGACTCAAGGCGACGTCGTCGCCTAGAGTCGTATCGCGTTGAGTCGTTCGGGGTCAGAACTGCACGCGCGGGGGCTCCGAGATCGCGCTGTCGTCGGCGACCTCGAAGAACTCGCGCTCGGTGAAGCCGAGCCCGCGTGCGAACAGGTTGTTCGGGAAGACCTTGATCTTCGTGTTCAGCTCGCGCACGCCGCCGTTGTAGAAGCGACGGGCCGCCTGGATCTTGTCCTCGGTGTCGACCAGAGAGTGCTGCAGCTGCAGATAGTTCTGGCTGGCCTGCAGCTGCGGATACGCCTCGGCGACCGCGAACAGGCTGCGCAGCGCCTGCTGCAGGTGGCCCTCTGCCACGCCGGCCTCTGCAGGCCCCGACGCCGACAGGGTTTCGGCCCTGGCGCGTGTGACGCCTTCGAACACGGATTTCTCATGCGCCGCATAGCCGCGCACCGTCTCGATGAGATTCGGGATGAGGTCGGCTCGACGCTTCAGCTGGACGGTGATGCCACTCCACGCCTCGTCCACCCGCACGTTCAGCTGCACGAGCGAGTTGTACGTCGACCACAGGTAGATTCCGACGAGCACGAGCACGCCGACGACGATCAGTACCGGCCACAGCCATTCCATGCGAAGCCCCCTCTTGGATCGAACTCCATCCTATGCGTGCCACTCTGCACATCGGCTGGACGACAGGCGCGATTCACGCACCGAGAATGCGCTCGAGGTGACGGTTGCCGAACAGCCGCTGCGGATCGAGCTGATCGCGCAACGCCACGAAGTCGTCGAAATGCGGGTAGCGCTCGCGCAGCTGGTCGGCGGTCAGGCTGTGCAGCTTGCCCCAGTGCGGGCGACCGCCATGACGCAGCATGATCTGCTCGACCGCTCCGAAGTACTCCCGGGGGTCGACGCGCCAGTAACGATGCACGGCGATGTACGCACTGTCGCGACCCGTGGCCGTCGACAGCCACAGATCATCGGACGCCGCGAAGCGCACCTCCACGGGGAACTCGACGCGCCAACCGCGCTCGTCGATGAGCCGGCGCAGCTCCTGGAAGGCGGGGACCAGGTGCTCGGCGGGCAGCGCGTACTCCATCTCGCGGAATCGGACGTTGCGGTGGTGGATGAGCACCCGGTGCGACTCGTCGGCGTATTCGCCGTCACCGGTGAGCTGCACGGCCAGCCGGTTGAACGGCGGGATGATCGCCGGCACCACGCGGCTGGCCGCGCAGAAGACGCCGAAGACGCCGTTGCTGAGCACGCTCTCATCGATCCAGCGCTGGAAGGCGGGGATCGGATGCCGCTTCGCGGACTCCGGCAGTCGCTGCTGCGTCTTCAGCAGTGCGACGTCCGTGTGCGGGTGCCAGTAGAACTCGAGGTGATCGGCTGCGTCGGCCTGGGCGTGCACCGTGTCGAGGGTTGCGTCGAGCGGGGCCGGGGCATCCACCGCGCTGAGCACGAACGCGGGCACGCACTGGAGCGTGACCTCGACGACGACGCCCAGCGCGCCGAGTCCCACCACGGCCCCGGGCAGCATCTCGCTGTTGTGCGTCTCGTCGATGCGCAGGAACTCGCCATCGGCGGTGATCAGGGTCAGGCCCCGCACCTGGGTCGCGATGCCCCCGAAGCCGGTTCCCGTGCCGTGCGTTCCAGTCGATATGGCACCCGAGATCGACTGGCGATCGATGTCGCCGAGGTTCTCCATCGCGAGTCCGTGGGGGCGCAGCAGCGCGGGGATCCGATGCAGGCGCGTGCCAGCCAGGAGCGTGACGCGCCCGGTCTCGACATCCGCGCTCACCAGGCCCTGCATGTCGTCAAGTTCCAGCAGCACGCCCGGAGCGACCCCGATGCCGGTGAAGCTGTGACCGGCGCCGATCGCCTTCACTGTGAGCCCCTGAGCGGCGGCGGCCCTGACCGCGCGCTGCACGCCCTCCGGAGTGCGCGGTCGCTCCACCCGCACGGGTCGCACCGCCGCCGACCGTCCCCAGTTGTGCCAGGTTCCGCCCGGGCGCGTCACAGGAACGCCTTCCCTTCGCCACGATAGGTGGGCAGCTGATCCACGACCTCGCCGTCGGCGACGAGCTGGTAGGCGTCGATGCGCTCGGCGGGCTCACCGCTCTTCGCGTGCCGGAACCAGACCCGGTCTCCGACCCGCAGCTCGCGCGCGGCATCGCCCTGCAGGGGCGTCTGCACCTCACCGGCCGCCTCGCGTGGAAGGGTGCGCAGTCTCGGCGGCCAGACCGGGGCGGGCTGGCGCGACTTCACTGCCGGGCCGGAGGCGATCCAGCCCCCGCCGAGGACGGTCGCGATATCGGGGGCGGGCTTGCGCACCACGTCGAACGCGAAGGCGGTCGCGGGCGCCGGCCGGAAGGAGCGGTAGCCGTCGAACAGGTGCCCGGCGAGCAGGCCGCTTCCCGCCGTCGCCTCGGTGAGGGACTCATCGCTGCCGGTGAACTCCAGTGAGCCGGTCCCGCCGCCGTTGAGGAACTCCAGGGGTGCGACATCGAGCATGGCATCCGCGATCTCGGCGCGACGGCGGCGCAGCTCGTCACGCGACCGCGCCTGCACCATCCGGATGACCGGAGCATCCGCACCCGCGGCGTCGCCCTGACCGGCGATCTGCGCCTCGTACATCTGCAGGCCGACCAGCCGGAACCCGGGGCGGCGCACGACCTGCCGTGCGAACCCGGCGACCTCCGCTGCGGTGAACAGCGAGGAGCGACGTACGCCGATGTGGCCGAGGCCGGGGGCGCGCAGGGACGCGTCGACATCGATCGCGACCCGCACCTCCGGTCGGCTGCCGGGAGGCGCGATCGCATCGATCAGGTCGAGGTGGGCGAGATCGTCGATCATCAGGGTGATGCGCGAGGCGAGCAGTTCGTCGGCGAGCAGTGTGGTCAGACCGGCGCGGTCGACCGTCGGGTAGCCGAGGACGATGTCGTCGTGGTCCTTCGCCAGCCAGAGCGCTTCGGCGAGTGTGAACGACAGGATGCCGCGGAATCCGGGGATCGCGAGCACCGCGTCGAGCACAGCGCGCACACGCACCGATTTGGTGGCGACGCGGATCGGGATGCCGCCGGCGCGCACCAGCAGATCCATCGCGTTGTGCCGCAGGGCGTCGCGCTCGATGACGGCGACCGGAGCCGGCAGATGTGCGGTGGCATCGGTCAGAGAGCGCCAGTAGCGTGCCGGGTCCCGCCAGGCCTCGTTGTCGGCGCGAGAAGTCACGCCCTGTTCGGCGATACGGCCATGTTCGGCGAGGCCCTGGTCAGCAGTGAGGTCGAGCACACCCCCACACTACGACGTCAGGGACCGAGATTCATCTCCTCCGATACTCCGTCGCATTCGGGCGGATGGATAGGCTGGGCGTGCGGCCCCCATAGCCCAACGGCAGAGGCAGGCGACTTAAAATCGCTTCAGTCTGGGTTCGAATCCCAGTGGGGGCACCTGTCGTCTGCAGCCCGTGGTGACACCACGCGGCCACAACGGCGAAGAGCCCGCCGGAGATCACCTCTCGGACGGGCTCTTCACGATGCTGGCTCAGGCGTCGGCATCCACCTTCTTCTTGGCGGGTGCCTTCTTCTTCGCCGCAGCGGGCTTCTCGGCCTTCGCCACAGCGGACTTCTCGGCCTTCGGCTTCTCTGCGACCGGAGCAGCCTTCTCCGCCGGCGCGGCCTTCTCCGCCGGTGCAGCGGGAGCAGCCTTCTCGGCGGGGGCAGCGGGTGCGGCAGCCGCCGGACGCGGGCGGGCGGCGAACTCCTCGAACACGTCACGCGGCTGCTGCACAGCCTCGAGGTTCACGATGTCGCGGCCGAGCCACAGGTTGTTCCACCAGCCCCACAGCACGCGCCACTTGCGCTCCCACGTGGGCATCGCCAGTCCGTGGTAGCCGCGGTGCGCAACCCAGGCGACGAAGCCCTTCAGAGCGAGGTTGCCGGACTGGAACACGCCGTCGTAGAGGCCGAGGCCCGCCACGGCTCCGAGATTCTTGTGGACGTAGTCCTTGGTGGTCTCGCCCCGCAGAACGGCCACGAGGTTCTTGGCCAGACGCTTGGCCTGGCGCACCGCGTGCTGCGCATTCGGCACGCAGTAGCCGCCGACGCCGCCGCCGGACAGATCGGGAACGGCCGAGACGTCACCGGCGGCCCAGGCGCCCTCGACGGGCTCCTCGGCGGTGCCGACGCGCAGGTCGGCGCGGGTCTGGATGCGTCCACGCTCCTCGACAGGCAGGTCGCCGCCGCGCACGACGGTCGGGTTGGCCATCACGCCAGCGGTCCAGACGATCAGGTCGGTGGGGATCACCTCGCCGGTGGAAAGCTCGACGTTCCCGTCGACGGCGCCGGTGACCTGCGTGTCGAGGTGTACGTTCGCACCGCGCTTGGCGAGGTCCTTCAGCACCCATTCACTGGTCTTGAGCGAGACCTCGGGCATGATGCGCCCCATCGCCTCGATGAGGTGGAAGTGCGTGTCCTCGAAGGAGATCTGAGGGTACTTGGCGACCAGCGCCGAAGCCAGCGACCGCAGTTCGGCGAATGCCTCGATGCCGGCGAAGCCACCGCCGACGACCACCACGCTCAGCAGACGGTCGCGCTCGGGGCCTGCCGGGATCGAGGCGGCCTTGTCGAAGTTCGACAACAGCTTGTCGCGCACCGCGACGGCCTCTTCGATGGTCTTCAGCCCGATCGCGTTGTCGGCGATGCCCGGGATCGGGAACGTACGCGAGACGGCACCGGCGGTGACGACGATCTGGTCGTACGCGAACTCATAGGGCTCACCCGCTGACGGGGAGATCGTCGCGACCTTGTTCGCATGGTCGATTCCGGTCACCTTCGCCGTGATCACGGTGGTGCGCTTGAGGTGGCGGCGGTGTGCGACCACTGCGTGGCGCGGCTCGATGGAGCCGGCCGCGACCTCGGGCAGGAACGGCTGGTACGTCATGTAGGGCAGCGGATCGACCATCGTCACGTCAGCCTCACCCTTGCGAAGGTGCTTCTCGAGCTTCCATGCGGTGTAGAAACCTGCGTAGCCTCCACCGACAATCAGAATGCGGGGTGCAGTGCTGTTCTGAGGCACAGGGGGACAACTCCTCGTCGTCAGGGTGTGGGAGTGCGTCGACCGCGCTCCGTTCGGATGCGCCGGGCAGCTGCGGTGACGCCAAGCGCTATCACAATACCAGGCACCGTGAGCGCGAGAAGCGGCAAGGTACCGTACCGCAATGTCTCTGCCGAGGGGAGCAGCGGGGAACCCGGTTCGCTCGGAGCATCCGCGGCGGGCAGCGGCTGCACTTCGACCGCAGGCTTCGTCACCTCGGGCTCGGGCTGATCCGGTGAGGTGGCCCGGCGGTGCACGCGGATCCACTCCTTCAGATCTCCCATCGGGTTCGCGCTGACCTTCGGAACGGATGCCGTCACCGCGGCCGCTGCATCCAGCAGTCCGTAGCCGTAGAGCACGTCGGGCGCTCCGCGCATCTCGGGGACGCGGATGGCCGTCCGGATCAGCCTGTTGATGACGTTCGCCGCGTCGAGCTCCGGATGCGCCGCACGCACCAGCGCGGCAGCACCGGCCACGATCGGCGCGGCGCCGCTGGTGCCCTCCCATCTGCCCACGGAGCCGTCGGCGGTGATCCCGAGCAGGAACTCACTGGGTGCCATGACTCCGATCGTGATGCCCTGCGTGGACGCCTCACGGCTGGCGGTGCCGGTCTGGTCGACGCCTCCGACCGTGAGCACGCCGGGAATCGTCGCGGGCGCGCCGACGATGTCGGTGCCGTTGCCCCGGTTGCCCGCGGCGACGATCACGACCACATCATGTGCGGCGGCGTACAGGAAGGCGTCATCCCAGCTCTTGTCCCAGTCCAGGGTGTTGGTCGTGAAGGACAGATTGATGATGTCGGCGCCGTGGTCGACGGCCCACCTCATCCCGTCGGCCACCTGCTGGCTGAACGGCACAGTGGCCGATGAGCCGGGGAAGCCGAGCGAGACCGAGAGCAGTTTCGCGCGCGGCGCCACGCCGATGAATCCGGTGCCGTCCGCACTGCCGGGCGCGGCCGCGGTCGATGCCACGAGAGTGCCGTGGTCGCCCTGCACCACACCCACCGGTGTGCGGCCGTCTGCGCTTCCCGCACCCGAGACGTCGGTGCCGCCCACCACCGAGTCGCCGAAGGCTCCTCCTGCCGCGCTGATGCCGGTGTCGAGGACGGCGATGGTGACGCCCTCACCGAGCGTGGTGTTCCAGGCATCCCGGATGTGCGCGCCGTCCAGCCAATACTCCTGTGCGCGCACAGGATCGCTCGGGTCGTCGGGGACGGGCGGAGTGGGGGTGGGTTCCGGAGTCTCCGCCTGCACGGGGCTGAGCGCGAAGGAGCCGGCTGCGGCCGCCGGGGACGCCGCGAGAAGCACGGATGCCGCCATCGCCGTCGACACGACGATGGCCGAGAGCACGCGGCGAGCGCTCATCCCGCCGTGCTCGTTCCCTGCGCCGCTCCCGGCTGGGCGCAGACGCATCGGTCCGGCGACCAGCTCGAGCGCGCGAGAGCCGCGTCGCCGATGGGGTTGACTCCCGGCCCTGCGGCCAGTGCGTGCCCGGCGAGGGCGTGCAGGCATTTCACGCGAGTGGGCATGCCCCCGGCGGAGATGCCGTCGATCTCGGGCACGTCGCCGTATCGGGCACGATCCGCGAGATACGACCGGTGGGCGGCCTGGTAGGCGGCGGCGACATCGTCATCCTCATCCAGCAGCGCCGTCAGCTCGGGCATCACCTGCGTCGCCTCGAGCGTCGACATGGCCGCGGTCGCGGCCGGATGGGTGAGGTAGTAGAAGGTCGGGAACGGCGTTCCGTCGTCCAAACGCGGAGCAGTCGCTACGACAGTGGGGTTCCCGCACACGCAGCGCGCGGCGATGCCGACGACGCCACGTGCCGCGCGGCCGAGCTGGCTGGAGACCACGTCGATCTCGGCGGCGGTCGGCGTCTCGTACGGCGGGGTCGTCACCGCTCCAGAATACGTGCCCCGACCTGTGTGCGGACTCAGCGCACGAGGTCAGTCGGCCGGCGCCTGGACGGCCGTCTTGGCGAGTCCCGCGGCGGTCAGGCTGCGCAGCAGCTGCGGCATCCAGTCGGAGGGCCGTTCCTGGATGGTGGCGCTGACGGCCTTCTGCTCGGGCGGGATGTCGGCGGGGTCCAGATCGTTGTCGACGAGGTAGACGACCTCTCCCGGCCTGACGTAGTACAGGCGTTCACGCGCCTGGGTGGTGATGTACGCCGGATCGTCCCACCGGGCGCGTTCCCGCTCCAGGTCTGCGATCTGATCCTTGGTCAGCTGCACCGACTGCTCGAGGGAGGCGATCTTCTGCCGCTGATCCAGGTACGTGCCGATGGACGGCACCAGCACCCAGGTTCCGAGCACGACGAGGGAGAGCATGATCACCGCGAAGCCCGAGAGCCGGATGCCGCCGGCCCACTCGCGCACATCGACGGCGCGCGCTGATCCGCGTGCCGGCCGCTCACCCCGCGAGGCGGGGCGCCGGGCATCCTTCTCTGCGCGAGCCGGCGAAGACGGCGAAGGGAGAGCCGGACGTCGTGCCATGGCTCTCCCCTCGTCGTACGTGCTCTGCGGTCAGGATCCCTGATCAGGCCTGAAAGCGCGGGAAGGCCGAGCTGCCGGCGAACACCGCGGCGTCTCCCAGCTCCTCCTCGATGCGCAGAAGCTGATTGTACTTCGCGACGCGCTCGCTGCGGGCGGGCGCACCGGTCTTGATCTGACCAGCGTTGGTCGCGACCGCCAGGTCGGCGATCGTGGTGTCCTCCGTCTCGCCGGAACGGTGCGAGAGCATCGCCGTGTAGCCCGAGCGCTGGGCAAGGCTGACAGCGTCGAAGGTCTCGGTGAGGGTGCCGATCTGGTTGACCTTGACCAGCAGCGAGTTGGCGACGCCGCGCTGGATGCCGTCGGCCAGACGCGCCGGGTTGGTGACGAACAGGTCGTCGCCGACCAGCTGGACCTTGGTGCCGACCGCGTCGGTGAGCGCCTTCCAGTTGTCCCAGTCGTCCTCGGCGAGCGCGTCCTCGATGGTGACGATCGGGAAGTCGCGCACGAGCCCCTCGTAGTACTCGATGAGCTTCTCGGCCGACCATTCCTGGTTCTCCAGGCGGTAGACGCCGTTCTCGAAGAACTCGGTGGCGGCGACGTCGAGACCGACGGCGATGTCCTTGCCGGGGGTGAAGCCGGCCTTCTCGATCGCCTTGAGCAGGAAGTCCAGTCCCTCGCGGTTGCTGGGCAGGTCGGGGGCGAAGCCGCCCTCGTCGCCGAGACCGGTGTTGAAGCCGGCGGCCTTCAGCTCGGACTTGAGCACGTGGTAGGTCTCCACGCCCCAGCGCAGCGACTCGGAGTAGGTGTCGGCGCCGATCGGGGCGAGGAAGTACTCCTGGAAGTCGATGCCGTTGTCGGCGTGCTCGCCACCGTTGATGACGTTGAACAGCGGCACGGGCAGCAGGTGGGCGTTCGGCCCGCCCAGGTACCGGAACAGCGGCAGGTCGGCGGAGTCGGCGGCGGCCTTGGCGACCGCGAGGCTGACGCCGAGGATGGCGTTCGCGCCGACGCGCTTCTTGTTCTCGGTGCCGTCGACGTCGATCAGGATCTCGTCGACGATGCGCTGCTCGCTGGCCTCGATGCCTTCGAGCGCGGGGCCGAGCTCGTCGATGACGGCCTCCACCGCCTTCAGCACGCCCTTGCCTCCGTAGCGGCCCTTGTCGCCGTCGCGCAGTTCGTACGCTTCGAAGGCGCCGGTGGAGGCGCCGGAGGGAACGGCCGCGCGCTGCACGACGCCGTCGTCGAGGAGGACTTCGACCTCGACGGTGGGGTTTCCGCGCGAGTCCAGGATCTCGCGTGCGCCTACTGCCTCGATAAGTGCCACAGGTGTACTCCTT
Above is a window of Microbacterium suwonense DNA encoding:
- the greA gene encoding transcription elongation factor GreA — translated: MSTDAQVPFLTQEAYDRLVDELEQLSTVGRDEIAARIEAAREEGDLKENGGYHAAKDEQGKQEARIRTLQQLLKTAKVGEAPTSRGIVEPGTVVTAIVAGDEEVFLLGSREIAADGDLDVYSEASPLGQAILGLKVGEKTSYEAPNGRAISVEVTGVETYTG
- the ilvA gene encoding threonine ammonia-lyase, producing the protein MTAVPSLTAVPSLTEFTSAAESLAGVISHTPTELSRALSDILGSPVLLKMENLQRTGSFKIRGASYRLAQLSDSERARGVVAASAGNHAQGVALAAQALGIPATIFMPLGVPVPKLLATRGYGAEVVLEGETVATSLRLAAEFAERTGAVLIPPFNHRDVIIGQGTLGLEIYQDVPEVDTVIMGIGGGGLIAGVAAAIKQAAAADGRTVRIIGVQSEHAAAVPPSLAAGHPVEITTQPTIADGILVARPGDVPFEIIRDLVDDVVTVSEDDIARAILMLLEHAKIVVEPAGAVGVAAILAGKVTSAGTTVPILSGGNIDPMLLQRVVSHGLAASGRYATVSIPLPDRPGQLAKVSEALAQVGANVMEVLHTRHGHGLQISDMILQLSIETRGPEHTQLALDTLRAAGFDPLVVED
- a CDS encoding winged helix-turn-helix domain-containing protein — translated: MLAAQGFSRRMPAAVAPRHLHRTMDRLGVLQIDSVNVFARSHYMPMFSRLGSYDPALLDRTVVSRTTHYVEYLAHEAAFMPVEDWSLWDFRMQAWRRREAEPGSWMHANARTLDWVRAQLRERGPLRPVDLRDDAPRSRGPWWDWDTAKSALEHLWRCGEVAIAGRAGFERQYGLAEQIVPADVLASPVPEPEAVRELVRRAARSSGVATIADLNDYYRLRNQSAVRTAVGDLVDAGELEPVTVRGWERAGRPVPAWRHRDAVLPRRIPRAALLTPFDPVVWFRDRALRAFDLDYRIEIYVPADRRRYGYYSLPVLVEDRIVARVDLKADRAASVLRVQSAWWEPHARRQTDADRIAEEIIRAAAWQGLERISVSGWGDAADAIASALSGHDTAVERHVHPRE
- a CDS encoding LemA family protein — encoded protein: MEWLWPVLIVVGVLVLVGIYLWSTYNSLVQLNVRVDEAWSGITVQLKRRADLIPNLIETVRGYAAHEKSVFEGVTRARAETLSASGPAEAGVAEGHLQQALRSLFAVAEAYPQLQASQNYLQLQHSLVDTEDKIQAARRFYNGGVRELNTKIKVFPNNLFARGLGFTEREFFEVADDSAISEPPRVQF
- a CDS encoding D-arabinono-1,4-lactone oxidase, translated to MTRPGGTWHNWGRSAAVRPVRVERPRTPEGVQRAVRAAAAQGLTVKAIGAGHSFTGIGVAPGVLLELDDMQGLVSADVETGRVTLLAGTRLHRIPALLRPHGLAMENLGDIDRQSISGAISTGTHGTGTGFGGIATQVRGLTLITADGEFLRIDETHNSEMLPGAVVGLGALGVVVEVTLQCVPAFVLSAVDAPAPLDATLDTVHAQADAADHLEFYWHPHTDVALLKTQQRLPESAKRHPIPAFQRWIDESVLSNGVFGVFCAASRVVPAIIPPFNRLAVQLTGDGEYADESHRVLIHHRNVRFREMEYALPAEHLVPAFQELRRLIDERGWRVEFPVEVRFAASDDLWLSTATGRDSAYIAVHRYWRVDPREYFGAVEQIMLRHGGRPHWGKLHSLTADQLRERYPHFDDFVALRDQLDPQRLFGNRHLERILGA
- a CDS encoding amino acid deaminase/aldolase → MTSRADNEAWRDPARYWRSLTDATAHLPAPVAVIERDALRHNAMDLLVRAGGIPIRVATKSVRVRAVLDAVLAIPGFRGILSFTLAEALWLAKDHDDIVLGYPTVDRAGLTTLLADELLASRITLMIDDLAHLDLIDAIAPPGSRPEVRVAIDVDASLRAPGLGHIGVRRSSLFTAAEVAGFARQVVRRPGFRLVGLQMYEAQIAGQGDAAGADAPVIRMVQARSRDELRRRRAEIADAMLDVAPLEFLNGGGTGSLEFTGSDESLTEATAGSGLLAGHLFDGYRSFRPAPATAFAFDVVRKPAPDIATVLGGGWIASGPAVKSRQPAPVWPPRLRTLPREAAGEVQTPLQGDAARELRVGDRVWFRHAKSGEPAERIDAYQLVADGEVVDQLPTYRGEGKAFL